From Candidatus Methylomirabilota bacterium, the proteins below share one genomic window:
- a CDS encoding M23 family metallopeptidase, which yields MNWYVARKSRGRLFHHLLFMRADGGRTRTLHVPRVATCVVAAVISAATGALGMATAEYLTLKTQAMTLAAAHREAAEQRALVDSFQKRIGEVRKEIATWKEIHARMAEPFGPDGGTPRPGGALGTTTSGMGGGTGPLHTDPESDKPQVYEEVEALAASVLEEGPKVRALERVITSAGKAIQAMPSRWPVRGAVNSEFGRRKSPWGEAIEHHSGLDIAAQMGTPVKAPASATVVFAGPGGEYGNCVILDHGNELKSLYGHLSKIQVRQGQRVERGTIIALTGNTGRSSGPHLHYEVHVKGQPVNPRAFLWNTPDRS from the coding sequence ATGAACTGGTACGTCGCGCGCAAGAGTCGCGGGCGGCTGTTCCATCACCTGCTGTTCATGCGGGCGGATGGCGGCCGCACTCGCACCCTGCACGTCCCCCGCGTGGCGACCTGCGTGGTGGCGGCGGTCATCTCGGCGGCGACGGGGGCCCTCGGCATGGCCACCGCCGAGTACCTTACGCTCAAGACCCAGGCGATGACGCTGGCCGCCGCGCACCGGGAAGCGGCCGAGCAGCGCGCGCTGGTGGATTCCTTCCAGAAGCGTATCGGCGAGGTCCGCAAGGAGATCGCCACGTGGAAGGAGATCCATGCGCGGATGGCGGAGCCCTTCGGGCCCGACGGCGGCACGCCGCGTCCCGGCGGGGCCCTCGGGACCACCACCTCCGGCATGGGGGGGGGCACCGGCCCGCTGCACACGGATCCGGAGAGCGACAAGCCGCAGGTCTACGAGGAGGTCGAGGCCCTCGCGGCCAGCGTGCTGGAGGAGGGTCCGAAGGTGCGCGCGCTCGAGCGGGTCATCACCTCCGCGGGCAAGGCCATCCAGGCGATGCCGTCGCGCTGGCCGGTGCGCGGCGCGGTGAACTCGGAGTTCGGCCGCCGCAAGTCGCCGTGGGGCGAGGCGATCGAGCACCACAGCGGGCTCGACATCGCCGCGCAGATGGGCACGCCGGTCAAGGCGCCGGCCAGCGCCACCGTGGTGTTCGCGGGGCCGGGCGGTGAGTACGGCAACTGCGTGATCCTCGACCACGGCAACGAGCTCAAGTCCCTCTACGGCCACCTCTCGAAGATTCAGGTGCGCCAGGGACAGCGTGTCGAGCGCGGTACCATCATCGCGCTCACCGGCAACACCGGCCGCAGCAGCGGTCCGCACCTCCACTACGAGGTGCACGTGAAGGGGCAGCCGGTGAATCCGCGCGCCTTCCTCTGGAACACGCCCGACCGCAGCTAG
- a CDS encoding polymer-forming cytoskeletal protein translates to MWLKARRPNTPHLRGNLNAFMDEGSEFEGHYSCSGTVMFSGKLRGEIDSSDTLIVGERGRIQGTVRAGSVIVHGEIAGNVIATDRVELKATARVTGDIEAAVVVIEEGVFLEGHCRMTRPRPAIEPTKVSVVALQS, encoded by the coding sequence ATGTGGCTCAAAGCTCGACGCCCGAACACGCCGCACCTCCGGGGCAACCTCAACGCCTTCATGGACGAAGGCTCGGAGTTCGAGGGCCACTACAGCTGTAGTGGGACCGTGATGTTCAGCGGCAAGCTCCGCGGCGAGATCGATTCCAGCGACACGCTCATCGTCGGTGAGCGCGGCAGGATCCAGGGGACCGTCCGCGCGGGCTCGGTGATCGTGCACGGGGAGATCGCGGGCAACGTGATCGCGACCGACCGGGTCGAGCTCAAGGCGACCGCGCGCGTCACGGGGGACATCGAGGCGGCGGTCGTGGTGATCGAGGAGGGCGTCTTCCTCGAGGGGCACTGCCGCATGACGCGGCCCCGCCCCGCAATCGAGCCGACGAAGGTGTCGGTGGTGGCGCTTCAGTCATGA